A single genomic interval of Lathyrus oleraceus cultivar Zhongwan6 chromosome 7, CAAS_Psat_ZW6_1.0, whole genome shotgun sequence harbors:
- the LOC127103965 gene encoding uncharacterized protein LOC127103965, which produces MFERPSPGMIYHLKPLFIRAKVDGMAVNKVFVDEGAAVNLMPYTLFKKMGKVDEDLQQHNMVLSNYEGKTSNIMGVVQVDLAVGTTTHSTFFMVIHSKANFNLLLGREWIHGIGFVPSTVHQRLIIWRKDDIIENIEADQSYYRVDDRGSKRLFGQHLMNIAPCDDESGSYTSVNTGRVLNLDPDHGFIWDNEEDT; this is translated from the coding sequence ATGTTTGAAAGGCCCAGTCCTGGGATGATCTACCATTTAAAACCATTGTTCATCAGGGCTAAGGTGGATGGAATGGCGGTGAATAAGGTTTTTGTCGACGAAGGTGCTGCAGTCAATCTAATGCCCTATACTCTGTTTAAGAAAATGGGAAAGGTCGATGAAGATCTCCAACAACATAACATGGTCCTTTCAAATTATGAAGGGAAAACCAGCAATATAATGGGGGTAGTTCAGGTCGACCTCGCGGTAGGCACGACAACACATTCAACATTTTTCATGGTAATACATTCAAAAGCCAACTTCAACTTACTCCTAGGTCGAGAATGGATCCATGGAATAGGGTTTGTTCCCTCAACGGTCCACCAAAGGCTTATAATCTGGAGAAAAGACGACATCATAGAGAATATTGAAGCCGACCAAAGCTATTATCGGGTCGATGACAGGGGTTCCAAGAGGTTGTTTGGCCAACATTTGATGAATATAGCGCCTTGTGATGACGAATCGGGATCATATACTTCCGTCAATACTGGTCGAGTTCTGAACTTGGACCCTGATCATGGTTTCATTTGGGATAACGAGGAAGACACATGA
- the LOC127100381 gene encoding putative glycerol-3-phosphate transporter 1, translated as MGSAAAEVLSERGSSNKLVGIRFLEYLKGSSVSFKTHQAIVLIVTFLAYASYHATRKTTSIVKSVLDPQSSSNLGFNFFPSTRNTHSTLSSNIGDGWAPFNGSDGTLLLGQLDVAFLAVYAVGMYFSGHFGDRCNLRIFLTIGMVGTGVFTSLFGLGFWGNIHNFNYYLLVQMIAGLFQSTGWPSVVAVLGNWFGKRKRGLIMGIWNAHTSVGNIAGSLIASAMLGYGWGWSFLLPGLIMSFLGFVVFLILPVSPDLAEVEEDDYTCPKKSGDDDVTESLLRQEKEKAVGFLEAWKIPGVAPFAFCLFFAKLVAYTFLYWLPFYVSHTAIDGKYLSSETSGSLSTLFDVGGVLGGILAGHISDRLNARAITAASFMYCAIPALFFYRTYGHISLLVNGTLMFLTGMFVNGPYALITTAVSADLGTHKSLKGNSRALATVTAIIDGTGSIGAAIGPLLTGYISAKSWTAVFTMLMGSALIAGLFLTKLVVSEVATKIEESRSNRAPECSLDV; from the exons ATGGGTTCAGCAGCAGCAGAGGTTTTGTCTGAGAGAGGTAGCAGCAATAAACTGGTTGGGATAAGGTTCCTTGAGTATTTAAAAGGAAGTTCTGTTTCTTTCAAAACCCACCAAGCTATTGTTTTGATTGTAACTTTTTTAGCTTATGCTAGTTATCATGCTACTAGAAAAACCACTAGTATTGTAAAGAGTGTCCTTGATCCCCAATCATCATCCAATCTAGGCTTCAATTTCTTTCCCTCAACAAGAAACACTCACTCAACACTTTCTTCTAACATTGGTGATGGTTGGGCACCATTTAATGGTTCAGACGGGACATTGCTTCTTGGCCAATTGGATGTTGCTTTTCTGGCAGTATATGCTGTTGGGATGTACTTTTCTGGCCATTTTGGTGACAGGTGTAATTTGAGGATTTTTTTAACCATTGGGATGGTAGGAACCGGTGTTTTCACTTCCCTTTTTGGCTTAGGATTTTGGGGAAACATCCACAATTTCAATTATTATTTACTTGTTCAAATGATTGCTGGCTTGTTTCAATCCACGGGATGGCCATCCGTAGTTGCTGTTTTGGGTAATTGGTTTGGAAAGAGAAAGAGAGGGTTGATCATGGGAATTTGGAATGCTCATACTTCTGTTGGGAATATTGCTGGTTCTTTGATTGCTTCTGCTATGTTGGGATATGGATGGGGATGGTCTTTTCTTCTGCCGGGATTAATCATGTCTTTCCTTGGTTTCGTGGTTTTCCTAATATTGCCTGTTTCGCCTGACTTGGCTGAAGTTGAGGAAGATGATTATACTTGTCCTAAGAAAAGTGGAGATGATGATGTCACAGAATCTCTCTTAAGGCAAGAGAAAGAGAAAGCAGTTGGGTTTCTAGAGGCATGGAAAATTCCAGGGGTTGCTCCTTTTGCTTTTTGTCTCTTCTTTGCCAAATTGGTTGCGTATACGTTTCTCTATTGGTTACCATTCTATGTTAGCCACACAG CTATTGATGGAAAATATCTATCTAGTGAGACATCAGGTTCATTATCCACTTTATTTGATGTTGGAGGAGTGCTTGGAGGAATTCTTGCGGGTCACATTTCTGACCGTTTAAATGCTAGAGCCATAACAGCAGCAAGTTTCATGTACTGTGCAATCCCCGCACTCTTCTTCTATAGAACCTACGGCCACATTTCGTTGCTTGTAAATGGAACATTGATGTTTCTCACTGGTATGTTTGTAAACGGTCCTTACGCTCTTATAACAACAGCAGTTTCGGCTGACCTGGGAACACACAAGTCACTAAAGGGAAATTCACGAGCTCTAGCAACCGTCACGGCTATTATCGATGGAACTGGTTCAATAGGGGCTGCAATTGGACCTTTATTAACAGGGTACATCTCTGCTAAAAGCTGGACTGCAGTTTTCACAATGTTGATGGGTTCAGCTTTAATAGCAGGGCTGTTTCTCACCAAGCTTGTTGTGTCAGAGGTGGCCACAAAGATCGAAGAGTCAAGGTCTAATAGAGCTCCGGAGTGTTCACTCGATGTATAA
- the LOC127103966 gene encoding eukaryotic translation initiation factor 4 gamma-like yields the protein MRIHWNRVIRWMTFEAFKLKGLSEQVRNDFIREAGERLQARLVREAEEKAKREAEEKARLEEEQRVREAAEKVVVEDAAAAEAKAKAKANAEEAARIAAEEAAKASNDALTQGEKSHSNFAPLVLKTLEELQKEQQIVRARLDQQDSVNNNIQNLLTQLLQMMPPPPNP from the coding sequence ATGAGGATTCATTGGAACAGAGTGATCAGATGGATGACCTTTGAGGCTTTCAAACTAAAAGGtctctctgaacaagtccgcaacgacttcatTAGAGAAGCTGGAGAAAGGCTGCAGGCACGTTTGGTCAGAGAGGCTGAAGAGAAGGCCAAAAGAGAAGCAGAAGAGAAGGCTCGTCTGGAAGAAGAGCAAAGGgtcagagaagctgcagagaaggtTGTTGTTGAAGATGCGGCTGCTGCTGAAGCTAAAGCTAAAGCAAAAGCTAATGCTGAAGAGGCAGCACGTATAGCTGCAGAAGAAGCTGCAAAGGCAAGTAATGATGCTTTGACTCAGGGGGAGAAATCTCACTCTAATTTCGCTCCTCTTGTCTTAAAAACTCTAGAAGAACTACAGAAGGAGCAACAGATAGTAAGAGCAAGACTGGATCAACAGGACTCCGTCAACAACAACAttcagaacctgctgactcaGCTGCTCCAAAtgatgcctccgcctccgaacccttag